Part of the Microcebus murinus isolate Inina chromosome 19, M.murinus_Inina_mat1.0, whole genome shotgun sequence genome, GCAGAGGGCCAGGTGTTGGGGCCCACCCGGATCCTCAGGATTGGGGACTCACCAAGCCCCCAAAAGGAGAAGGCACGTTGCAGCACAGCGAGCACTGGCAGAGCCCAGTGGAGGAGGCTGGTGGAGGCAATGATACTGTGTGTGATAGTCACACAGGGGCCACCTTCAGCTTTTATGTAACCCCTCTTTTGGCCCACCCCACTGGCCCTGACCCTTGGCCCTGGCGCCGTCCCCATTCCCACCACCTTTGCTGCCTGCACACTGGAGCCACGGGAGCTGGGGAAGGATGGGTTCATGGCAACCTGAGTCCACAGGGCTAGAACCAATGGGCCCAAACCAGGGGTGTGGCCAGGAGCCTGAGGGAAGGTGTTTGACTTTGTGGAGGTCAGGGCCCTGGGACTCCTAAGGGGCAGGCGAATGGAGGTCTGGGACAGTGGGGGGAGGCCCGAGGGAGCGGGAACACCACGAAGGGCAGCGCTCCCCACACAAGGGAGAACAGCTTGAAAACCCCTCAGTCTGGGGCCTGGCCTCCGAGGTCCAAGCCTGTGGGGCAGCTCAGGCCTCTGAGGGAGGACACTTTGCCAAGAGGAGTTTTCTCCTGTCCCTGCTTAGCAACTGCCGTCCACAGGGTAGGTGACAAAGGCGGTGGGGGATGGATTTCAGTCTGGCCAGAAAGACGCTGCATCCACTCGGACAGGCAGCCCAGCCAGGTACAGGgcgggcttcccagaggaggctgGCCCTTGAGGCTGGGcggcagggagggagaaggggactCTAGCAGTGGATGGCGAGATGCCTGGGAACAGCTGAGAGATAAATTCAGTGGTCAGTGCGAGGCTGGAGGAGACCAAGGCAGGGCGACAAGACTTAGTACCTCACAAGATCTGCTCTAAGGAGCTCTGTCCTTTTCTTCTCCAGGCCACTTGTCACTCCCACCATCTAGGAAGCTTCCTGAGGATGACACCAGTCATGGGACTACTTTCCGGAGCCTGCCCCACTAGCAGCTTAGGTGGCAGATAGGCACCCTCTTTAGAATACTTGCTTCCAGGGGTACTTCCTTCTTCTAGCCTGTCCCTGAACCCCAgcccaggcatgtgccacctccCCCTTCACCCAGGGAAGATTACAGCTATCAAGGGAGAAAGGACCAGTGAGAAGCCTTCAGGGTGGGCAGCGGGTGGAGTTTCATCAGAGCTGGCCTGAGAAGGTCTGGCCTCCTCCTGTTCCCCCagctgggggaaggaaggggagggaaactTCTAGGTTTCCCGATGTGGGAACTTCCTGCTCCtcacttttcctcttctctccccttttcaGGGTCCCCTACTTTGGCTGGCAGGAGGGGAGATGAGTTGGTAAGAGGTGAAAGATGACAAATGGACTCCAGATTTAAAAATCCTCCTTTGTTTGAAGTGGGATTGAGGAACCTTAATAATTTATCACACGGGGAACCCCCTAAAACCTGGTGTCCCTGAACTCTTGGGGGCCGAGGGGAGGGCGAGGGCTCCAGGAGCTTCCTCAGAGGGCTGTGTGCTGGGGGCTACAGTGACACATTCAGTCCCAGGCACAGAGAACATACACTCAGGAAGTGAGGAGATGGACACACCCCCTCCCCAAGATTGGGGTCATATGCCCCCATACGAAGGTACAACGGCAGGGAAGGTTTGGCAGTGGTTGAGTGTCAGGGGTCGACCTAGGACACCGTGAGATAGCAAGTACCCAGTGTCGTGGGCAGCCCCTCGTGGTAGTGGGTGAGGCGGCCAGGGTGCAGGAGGCCCCAGCCCTTCCTCGGGGAGGAGACCACGCAGTCATAGCGCAGGAAGCGGCAGCCACAAccctgggaagagaaggggacaAATGGGGTAGGCAGACGTGGGGCCTGGGAGCAcaggtaggagggggaggggcagccaggcaaggggggagggcaggtgtgggCCGGGATATCTGCAGACAAGGGAAACCCAGAGGAAGGGATTCATGAGGTGACACCCCCCAAATACACCCACCTGGGAAATAGGAAAAGGCTGGGCCACAGGCAGGGAGGCAGCTGAGGGGAGCATGCAAGGGCTCTGGGTAGATGTTGGAGCTCAAGGATAAGAGTGTGTGGAGGGGCAGGCGCACCTCATAGTCTAGGCCCTTACAGTTGAGGGCAACATTGAGAGTGAAGGTAGATGAGTCATGGTGTGGCCGCAGTGCGGGCTGCTCCTGTGGACTATAGCCGACCCTGGCCATAGGACATGAGGGAACCTGAGCTGGCTCACCTGCCCCACAATCTCCTGCCCTTCCAGGGCCTGGCTGTAGTTCTCATGGATGTACTCTTCCTTCCAGTCCTGCAGGGGCGGAGCATGTCAGACATGTGTCCCTTCActcccagcccaggcagtgttGGGTGGAGGGTGAGGGACCTGCAAGCTCCAAGTGAGGCTTGACTCACAAGGGGGTTGTCGAAGATCTGCCAGAGGTCAGGGTGCAGGTGGTCTGTGTCATACCGGGAGGTGGCCAGGAACCAGCCGAATTCCTGTGGATTGCTGAGGTGGAGGAAGaagccctggggtgggagggtgggagtgatGCAGGGATCCCCAGTGGCTGCCCCTGGCTCCCAGCACCCGGCCCCCAGGCACTGCACCCAGGCCTGACCGCCACTCACTTTGTCCCGCAGGCTCTACAGGAGGCCATGTCCGGGTCAGAGTCACTGCCTGAGAACACCTCCCTCTGGGGCAGCTCCTCCCGCAGGGTCTCCCCTCGGATCACGTACGCCTGGGACATGTAGGGCACGTTCCACACGCTCCTGGAGGCACCAACGCCAGGTCAGTGAGGTGGGCTGTCCCCAGTTTCTGCCCAGTTCCTCCCAGGAAGTCCTTCCTTCGAGACATCATAGTCCCTGAGCCTCAAGGCCCCCTCACGTCCCGTCAGGCATGACTGGTCACGACCACCCCAAGGCGTGGGACATCTGACCGGTGAGTGGCCTGGATATTGTGAGCAAGGGGTTTCGGGCTGCGTAGGTCCCAGCTCAGCAGGGGTGGGTGAGGGGTGGCTGCCGGCCGGGCAGGACTCACACTCGCTTCCGCTGCACCAGCTCCACGTAGTCCTAGGAGCGTGCCTAGTCCTCATCCCGGCTCAGCGCTGCCCAGAAGTTGGACCAGAGCTTGCCATGGCGGGACAGCATGGGCGCTATCACCTTCCTATGGACACGTGGGCGTGAGGGCCGGGCAGAGGGGAGCACGCCTCAGAGAGTCCCAGGCCCAGGAAGGAGTGGGGCTCCGGGGACTACGGGGGCACCCTGGCTGAGGAGGACAAGCCACTGTTCTCCTTTTGAGGCTACACAGGGTTGCAGGTTGGTGAGGACGACGTCAGCATCCAGGCTGAAGTAGAACTCACACTCAGGGTCTTGCTGactggggacaggtggggacagagaaGCAAGGGGAGCGGGAGCCTCTCACAGTTCCTCTGCTGTGGGGTCTGGGGAGGGCCAGCTTCTCAGAAGGGTTGCAGGTTCTCctggttggggaggggagggcagggggccaCTGGGAGCACCTTAATGGGACCGTTTCCATGGACCACAGCAGGGAGGGTGTCGTAGGTCACATTTGGGATTCACACAGGATccaatcaaattttaaaactacttcaTCTGGGGAAGGAAGGCCAGGCTTTAGACTGCCTTTCTCTGGGAGCTGCCAAGCAATAGGTTCTTCCAAATACAGGGGTCTTGATTTCTCCAGGGGATAAAAGGACGCCTGTGTCATCTAGACTGGGGCTCTGTGGTGGCAGGAGCCCTCAGCTTCTGACCAGGCTGCTACCCTGGAGAGCTCCACCACCTGCTCCTAACTCCTCTATGTGGTAACAGAGGCAAAGACTGGAGTGAGGCGTTAGCCAGGCTCGGCCCCAGGGACAGGCTGACTGCCACCCTGAGGGATTTACTTCCAAGTTGGAATCCTGATGACAGCAGCTGCCAGGCAGTGGCTGGGTGACGAGCACTTGGTCCCTGCTGCCCCCCTCAGAAGGCCTGCCTGAGAATCCAGTGTGGCATCTCAGCCCCCATCTCAGCCCTGGTGTTGACACTGCGGCCTGAGGCCAGGGGAGACTGGTGGAAGGTGTGTGACGTAGACCTGCCACCTGACTCTTTATTCTTCTccacctgggccccagccctgtAGACCAGGTCCCACCCAACACAGCTGCCTGACAAGGAGGGGCTAGGAAACAGATGACGGGGGAATATGGGGACCAGAGGAATGTCACCCTCGGCTGGGCTGGGGTCTGAGCATGCACACAGAGGAGGCTtggggaggctcagggaggtgggggaggcagggcagggctcccAACACCTGGTGCCTCTTTCCAAGCTAGGCTGGCTTCCTGGAGAGGATGGCATTCTCAGAAGAAGCCTGACAGTGTGGGGACAGGCCACAGACAACCCTGTCACAGTGCACAGAAAGGATGCCAAGCTGGCATGACCAACAGGGAAGTAGAGCTCATCCATGGAAGTGCACCTTGGTGGGAGGTGGCCTGGGGGAGCCATTCCTGTGATCCCTGGGTGTCATTCCCAACGCCCTCTGCCCAGGTCAGTCTTTCCACCCTCAGCGGTCACAGAGCCCATTTTCCCGGCCACATCACATTCCCGCTTCCCACACTGGGGACAGAGACTGATCTTCACCTGTctgctgcctgccctggcctctacccacacCTCAGTGCTCTTTCTACTTCAAGGATgactcctccttccctttcttacTCTCTCAACTCTGACCATACCTGGCCCTTTCCTGATAAACTTACCTAACAGGATTCCGAGAGACCAGAGCAGTTTTGACctattttgagcatttttctgCCTCCTGGGCCAAGCTGGGTTCCTCCAGGGAATAATCTGCCTTCTAGTGCCCTCTCCCACCTTAGGCCAAGCCCTCCCCACACTCCTCACCCATCACTTGGGATTCACACAGAGGCCTGATGGGGCATGAAACCCCTTCCAGCCTCCCCCAGTCCCATGCCAAGGCCCCATTActcagggagaagaggagggacaGGGCGCTGAAGAAAGGTCCCCAGGATCTAATCcccacagcccccagccctggtgtCCAGTTCTCACTTGAAGTTGGTGCCCGTGCCCCTTGGGGAAAGAACCCAGAGTAAAACACTGGAGATGCCAACACTGAAGTTTGCACCAAGCTGAGGTACAGAGGTGCAATAAATAGGCCTTGCGTCTCAAAGGCGGCCAGAGCAGATCACATGCAACACATTGAAGGCAAATGGTTGAGAAGTGGCTCTCGAGCCCCTCACCCACCACAAGGATCAGAGTTTGGAGATGGAGGAAAGAGGGTGTGGGGAAAGGCTTTCAGAGTGCTGTCAGCACCACCCGCAAAGAGCAAGTCTTCCTACAACAGGATTAGTGAAAAGAGTTTGGTACATCCCCGGTGTTTGGGGAAGGTGCCCACCAGAGAAATCTAGCAGCCGAATGTGGCTGTCTGGATGTCCCCAcggcaggagagaaggaaggacaaGTGCCACAGTGGGACCTGAACTCCAAGAGCTCCCAGGCCAGGATGCTCATGGCTGGAGCTGGGTTTTCCAGCCCTCACACCCTAGAATAATGGGATTCCTGTGGAGCAGACCCGTGTGGAGAGTATGGGCAGAAGCCCAAGGCCAGAGGATGAGGCAGAGAAAGCTCAGGAGCTGCCAAAAGGGCCTAACAGGGAAACCTGTGAGAGATTTGTGAATGTctccaggaagaagagagatcaACTTTGGCAATCCGAAGGCCCAGAGAATACCATGTCCCTGTGACAGCCTTGTCAATCTAGAGGTTTCTGGCACTCTTCCCCCATCTCTGCCCTACACTCTAAGTCAGGGCTGGTAACAGCAGCTATTACAGGAGGAGTAGGGAAGAGGTCAGTCCTACCTTTCACACTCTACCTTCCCCAACCACCACTCCTGCGCCAAGTAGGTAGCCTGGCCTTGCCAGCAAAGAGAAAATTCCTATCCTTGGATAAAGACTGTAGCATTGATTACCACAGGAACTAAACATGCTATGCACCAAGTTAATGTAGAACTTATTATCTGAGGTTAGTCATGGGAGTGCCCAGGTTTTCATGCAAGGACAAGGAAAAATTCTTCCAccgaatatatttttttctttctttccttttatttttatttatttattgagacaaggtcttactctgtcacccaggctagatgcagtggcatcatcatagctcactccaacctgaaactcctgggctcaagtgatcttcctgcctcaggacccagtatctgggactacagatgcacattAGCACATCtagctaatttatctatttttagtagacagggggtttcactcttgctcaggctggtgtcaaactcctggtctcaagcaatccttctgcctcagcctcccagagtgctagtattacaggtgtaagccactgtgcccagcctctaacctttaaattttaattcatttagtcTTTACAAGAGTCCACAGTGCTAAGCTGAATTCCAGGCTTGAagtatgtctttttatttttattttttagacagaatgTCActatattgcctgggctagagtgccgtggcatcagcctagctcaccacaaccacaaactcctgtgcttaaggcatcctattgcctcagccatcagagtatctgagactacagctatgtgccaccatgtccggctaatatatatatatatatatatatatatatatatatatatatttagttgtccagctaatttctctctatttttttagtagaaataggtctcactcttggtcaggctgtctcaatctcctgagctcaaaagattcTTCTGTCTTGgttttccagagtgctaggattacaggcatgagccactaagcTCAGCCTTGAAGTATGTCTTAATCCTGTTAAAATAAGTCTTGTTGATTGGATTTCTTGGCCCCATGGACACATAGAAGATGGGGAGGGTGAGCAGAGCAAGCTGTGTCCTTAACTGTATCTTTTCTCCACTGTCCTCCCTCCTGTTATGAGCCCTTGACTGAGCCCAGCTTTTGCTCACTGATCCATCATCTACTCTaacttctcccatccaagtattaaccaggcccaaccctgcttcgCTTCTGAGATCAGGCctgttcagggtggtgtggccataGACTAACTTCTTTTACACCTGAACTATGCTTGCTCTTCACAGCCTGCCCCTCCACCAATCCTCCCTCCAAATTGTGGCCTGATGCCCAACAGCTCTTAGCTAAGCAGATGCCTTTATTTACATCCAGAGAAGAGGCAAAGGGGAGGGGCTTGTCCAAGATCCAGCCACATGCAGAGTTGAGTCTCTGTCCAATCTAAGGCAGAGGCTCTGTGGCACATCAGGATGGGCGTGGATCAGGCCCTGACAGGCTCGCTTCCCCATCTTGCTTTGATTGGAGGCATGGAGTGTGGCAGTCGGAGGAGGTCCCAGAACCCTGGGTCAGGGGCTCAGGGACTCAGCGAGCAGCTGAGGCCAGGCCTAGATGAAAGTGAGGTGGGTAGAAGCAGGGACGCCACAGCTTTCCTTGTGCTCCTCAAACAGCTGCTCCAGAGCCTTCATGTAGACGGCGTGATAGTGGTCAACTTCGTCCGTGGTGGGGTGGAGGCGCCGGGGCACAGGGATGGGGCGGCCCACTGCAGACAGAGGGAGACACAGGTGAGCGAGGGGCCCCCGCTGTCCACAGAGCGGCTGGCGGCCCCCCCACGGGTGGCACTCACCCACGGTGGTTATGGGCACAGCAAAGGGCAGCAGCCCCCAGGAGTTGGCCAAGAACAGACTGCGGCCCCAGAAGATGAAAGGTGGAAAACCCAGGAGCTTCTTAAAGAGCATCTGGCACCGAAACTGCCAGGAGTCCTCAGGAAAAGCCTTGATTCGGAAGATATCAGTCTCCCCAAAGGAGTACACGGGCACCAGCGAGGCCCTGGGAAGGGTGGCGAGAGAGAAGAGTGGTGCTCAGGCTGCTGGAATGTGCCCCAAGGACGCCATTGGCTGCAAGTCACTCCCCAGCCCTCATGAGGCCATTTCCCAGGGCCTTTCAAAGCACATGACTGCACCTACAAAGAAAgatctagaacaggggtcctcaaagtttttaaacagggggccagttcactgtccctcagactgttggagattGTGTACTGTcagcccaggacgagttggctgttAAGCTGGAAAGGgagctgtggcaaaaacaccctgagggccagataaatgtgctaggtggcccctatgtggcccgtgggctgtattTTGAGGATGCCTGAACTAAAAGGAGAGACTCACATTTCTTGAGAAATGATTGTGTAGCTGGCCTTCACACACTCACTTTCTCAGTCAGTTGTTATAACTACAACACGATGGCTAGTCCATATTACGCCTCTTCACAGGTAGAGACAAGTCCAAGGTCTTGCCTCTGAGATCAGGTCAGAAGGAGCATGCAGGGCTTTGAGCCCAAGGACCTGCCATTGGCTTGACGCCCCTGCCTCTGCGTTGCTCGAGGTGGGAGGGAGCCCGGGGAACGGGGCACAGGGCTTGGCTCAGAGCAAGATGCTCAGGGCTGCCATGAGCCTCCAGGTCTAGGACACAGTGCTTGGCTCTGGGGACACTGTCCCCTCTCCAGGGCCCCAGATGTGTAGGGACTGAGAGGGAGTGTAGACCCACAGAGAGTGGACAGCCCAGGGGAGCTGTGGAGTCACAGCCAGCAGGCCCTCCATGCGCACTCACCCGTGCCTCAGCGCCAGGCGCACAAAGCCTTTGCGTTTCCGGAGCGTGAGGCAGTGCTGCCCTGGGCTCGCAAACATGATCTCCTGGGCACCCCCTATTATAATGACCACGGCCTCCCCACGCTGGGGCTGGGACAGGACAAAGTCCAGGCTCTGGCGGTTCACAGGACGCGCTCCTGTGGGCAGGGGTAGGTGGGAAGCAGTCAGCAGCCCCTCCACAGGCCCTTGGCCCCTCACCCTTAGTATAGGACAGGTGAACACTGAATTCTGTTTCTCCAAACTTCCACCCAATCCCCATGTCAGATCCCCACAGTGAAGCCGCTCACTGATGCCCGCTGCGAGTCTTGCCCAGGTTCAGGCCATTCCCTgtactggggagggaggaggcagggggtgACCCAGTGTGTGGGGAGCAATCGCCCAACTCAGCTAGAAGCTCACCATAGCTCATGATGTAGTCTCGGTAGactgggaggcagaagaggccACTCAGTCCAGTTTGCCAGATCCGAATCCCTGGGAAGTGCTTGGAGAAGCTATTGCCTTCCATGGAGAGATTACAGACAGCCCCCATGCACATGACACCATGTGGGTGACTGCCCACCACGTAGTTCTGGTTGGGGGGCAGCTCTGCTGTTTTCACCAGCTTCAGGGTGTTGGGCAGGAtgagcagggaggcagagaagggaagacACCAGCTGAAAAGAGTTGCCCTGCCCCCCTACAGACTTCAGGGTTCAAGGTCCTAGGATGGGATCAATGGCTACTCCTCTCTTGGATGCCATACAGCTGGGCCACTGCCTCAGCTTACATGCTCAGGCTCCATCTAGCACATAGAAGGGGAGTGTGGGAGGTAGGACAGGGCAGAGACAGTTAAAGGACCCATTACCTTGATAGGATAATAATCCCTCATGTCCTTCCACACTGTCAAATTCCTCATCCAGTCACAACGCCTTCCACCTGCGGGCAAAGACAGAGGGCGCCAGAATCCCTGGAGGTAACAACCTCCTCCCAGCGGCCATTTCTCATTACCTGGGCCCTTGTCCACAGCTCACCTTGGTTAGGTGTGTCCCAGTCCAGGTAGAGCCACACCAGGTAGAGAACAGAGATTGACCAGAGTGAAGTGAACAGGAGGAAGAtgatgagaagagaaaagaaagggcctgggtgaaagaagagaaaagaatgaatttggttCTGAAACAGTCATTCCACCCAGCCACTACCCTCCTTTCCACCCCCACTGGACATCCCGCCATCCCCTGTCGCCCTCTTGGGGTGGTCCCTTGGCCCTCAGGCATCCAGGCCAGCTGTCTGGCTGCCCAGCCTTCCTCCCTCTGGACCCTTCTCCCCTGGCAGACCCAAGGCACCCACGTCTGTCTCCTTCTCACCCATGAAGAAGAAAGTCAACACCCATTGGTAGACAGCCATCATTTCTCGATACTGCTTCCATGGGCTTTTTGAGGTTACAGAGGTTACAGAGGCTGCAGACACTTCCATTCCAGTACCTCCCCTCTGCTAGCAGGACACcggagagcagaggaggaaggtgaAGGTCTGGGGGAGAGCCTGGTAAGATTTCTGTCC contains:
- the LOC105860531 gene encoding 2-acylglycerol O-acyltransferase 3-like, which gives rise to MEVSAASVTSVTSKSPWKQYREMMAVYQWVLTFFFMGPFFSLLIIFLLFTSLWSISVLYLVWLYLDWDTPNQGGRRCDWMRNLTVWKDMRDYYPIKLVKTAELPPNQNYVVGSHPHGVMCMGAVCNLSMEGNSFSKHFPGIRIWQTGLSGLFCLPVYRDYIMSYGARPVNRQSLDFVLSQPQRGEAVVIIIGGAQEIMFASPGQHCLTLRKRKGFVRLALRHGASLVPVYSFGETDIFRIKAFPEDSWQFRCQMLFKKLLGFPPFIFWGRSLFLANSWGLLPFAVPITTVVGRPIPVPRRLHPTTDEVDHYHAVYMKALEQLFEEHKESCGVPASTHLTFI